Genomic DNA from Acidimicrobiia bacterium:
TCACCGGTCGAGCGGAGCTTATGGACGCCCCCCATCCGGGGGGCCTGGGAGGAACGTACAGCGGCAACCCTCTCGCCTGTGTAGCGGCCATCGAGTCGATCCGGCTGATCTCCGATCCAGATTTCCTTGATCACGCCACATCCATTGGCGACCACATGCGGACCCGCCTTGAAGGGATCCAGGCCGCCCACCCGGACCTCATCGGCGATGTTCGGGGCCTCGGCCCGATGCTCGTGGCCGAAATCGTCATGGACCCAAAATCAAAGACGCCGGATATGGAGTCAACCGCGGCGATTTGCGCAGCCACGCTCACCCGCGGCCTCATCACCATCCGGGCCGGTCTCTATTCGAACTGCGTGCGGTTCCTACCACCGCTCGGCGTGAGCCACGAACAGGTCGATGAGGCAATGGACGTTCTGGCCGAAGCCGTGGCCGAGGTGGCGGCGGCCAGATGATCTACCTGGTACCCCAGTCGTAGGTCTGTTTCACGAGTCGTAGGTAAGTGAATACCTCCGACGACGCCACCGTGTCAATGCTGCGAATCTGATTCATCACCTTCATGAGGTGCTCGGTTGTCTCGCACACGAGCTCAATCATGATGTCGAAGCGGCCAGCCGTAATGACGACGTAATCGACCTCGGTGATTTGGGCAATCGCCTCGGCGGCCGTATCGAGGTCCCCCGACACGTTGATTCCCATCCAGGCTTGAGCGTCAAAACCAAGCGAAGTCGGATCGGTGACCGCCACCACCTGCATGACTCCATGCTCCGTGAGGCTCAGAACTCGTTGGCGGGCGGCCGCCGGTGACAATCCCACGAGTGGCCCGAGCCGGGAATATGGGATTCGGCCATCATCCTGAAGGTGGTCGATGATGGCTTTGTCGGTCGCATCAAGCTCGATCGGACCCGGCATGCAGCGTACTCTTTCGTCAGCGGGGCTTTACTCTAACCTTACGAACAATCGATTCGACGGAGAAGTTGGCACTCAACTGTTGAATCAGCCGAATTAACCCACGTTCCAAATCCATACTGCCGTCTTTTGCTGCCAGGCCAATTCCGGACTCGATCGCCGTCGAAGGGCGGATGAGATGAATCGCGACGGAACTGCGGCCGATTCAAGTCGTACGGCCTAGTCTGCGCTCCGTGAAGAAGGACGCCTACTCAGATGCATGATCCGAGCCTCCTGGCAGATGAAGCGACCGAGTTGGTAGCCACCTGGGTCACTTCGGCCAAGGCAACCGAGACCGATGAGGATCGTGCCTCGACCGGACCGCTCCAAGAACTGATCGAAGACCCGACGGGCGTCTCGTTCACCATGCGATTCATCGACCGCGTGACCCGACCAGACGACAATCGGGTGTCGGCCACCCAGCTTCGCTCCCTCGTCCAAAACGAACCGCTCCCCGAGTTTCTCTCCCCAATCGACCGCCTCCTCCTGAAAATCGGTGCGATGGTCGGTCCCGTCCTGCCGGGAATTGTGATTCCTCTCGCCCGTCGCCGCATGCGCCACCTGGTCGGGCATCTGATCGTCGATAGCGAATCATCCAAACTTGTTGAACACCTTGACATGCGGCGCGGCCAGGGTTTTGCTCAAAATGTCAACCTGCTCGGAGAGGCCGTGCTCGGCAATCGGGAAGCGCGAAATCGATTCGATGCAATCCTCGCCCTCATTGCCGACCCTTCTGTTGACTATGTGTCCGTCAAGCTCTCGTCAATCGTGGCCCAACTGAATCACTGGGATTGGAAAGGAAGTCAGACCCGGATCCGGGAGGCTCTCAGCGAGTTACTCGACGCGGCAAGTTCCACCAATCCGCCCACATTCGTTAACTTCGACATGGAGGAGTACCTCGACCTCGATCTGACGGTGTCGGCCTTCAAAGATGCCCTCGATGCCCGGCCGGCGATCGAAGCGGGCATTGTCCTGCAGGCCTACCTCCCGGACTCATTCAATGCTCTCCAGGACCTGGTCGTCTGGGCCAACCAGCGCCACGAGAACGGTGGCTCGACGATCAAGATCCGATTGGTCAAGGGCGCCAACCTGGCGATGGAGAAGGTCGAAGCGGCGATCCACGGATGGGTTCAGGCGCCATACCTCACGAAGAACGAGGTTGATGCCAACTACAAGCGATGCCTCGACTGGGCGCTCACCCCGGACCACACCAGGGCGGTGCGAATTGGCATCGCCAGCCATAACCTCTTCGATGTGGCCTGGGCTGATCTTCTCGCAGGACGACGCGGCGTGGCGGATCGGATCCAGTTCGAGATGCTCCAGGGAATGTCTCCGGCCCAGGCCAGGGTCGTCAGGGATGGAGCCCCGGATCATGGGCTTATCCTGTACACGCCCATCGTGGCGAGGGAGAATTTCGACGTGGCGATCAGCTATCTCTTTCGTCGACTCGAGGAGAATGCCGCTCCTCAGAACTTCATGCGATCGGTATTCAGCCTCGCCCCTGGCACTCCGGAATTCGAGCGAAGACGCCAGGAATTCGTAACGTCATTGGCGAGCCGATGGGAGATCGGCAGCGAACCGCAGCGCCGTCAAACTCGACCGGCTTTGGCGGCGGCCGCGACGGCGGCGGGTACCTTCGTGAATGAACCAGATACTGACCCGGCGCTTCCCCAGAACCGCGCCTGGGCAATCGAGATCCTCCAGACCACGGGTCAAGGTCCACACGCCCCACTCACCACCGAGATCGCCGACGTCGATGCGGCACTTGACCGGGCCAGGCGGGCACAAGCCGACTGGCAAGCAACAAGTCCCGGCCGGCGCAAAGACCTCCTCTCAGCCGCCGCCGATGCCCTGGCCAGAAGGCGCGGCGATCTGATCGCTGCCATGGTGCATGAAGGAAACAAGACAATCGCTCAGGCGGACCCCGAGGTGTCCGAGGCAATCGATTTCGCCACCTATTACGCCGAGCGAGCTGTCGAGTTGTCCCGGGCAGAGGCCCGGTTTGAGCCTCTCGGAACGGTGGCGGTCGTTCCGCCCTGGAACTTTCCAGTCGCGATTCCGGCAGGCGGCGTCCTGGCCGCGCTGGCAGCCGGAAACTGCGTCATCCTCAAACCTGCACCGGAAACGCCCCGATGTGCCGAAATCGTTGCCGAGTGTCTGTGGGAAGCAGGGTTCAGCCAGGACGTCCTCCAGTTCATTCGAACCCCTGACGATGAGGTCGGGCAGCGGTTGATCGTCGGGGTGGACGGCGTGATTCTCACCGGCTCGTCCGAGACGGCGGCGATGTTCAAAGACTGGAATCCCCAGCTGCGCTTGTTCGCCGAAACGAGCGGTAAAAACTCCCTCATCATCACTCCCCACGCGGACATCGACTTAGCCGTGACACATCTGGTTGCATCGGCCTTCGGACATGCTGGACAAAAATGCTCGGCAGCTTCCCTGGCGATCTGCGTCGGCGACGTATATGAGTCGCCTCGGTTCAGGCGCCAACTCATCGATGCCGTTGAGAGCCTCGCCGTTGGTCAGGCGACGGACATCTCTACCACGGTTGGACCATTGATCGGTCCACCGCCCCCGAAGTTGCAGCGCGGTTTGGGCACCCTCGATCCCGGGGAAGAATGGTTGGTTCAACCCCGTCAACTCGACGACAACCTCTGGTCACCGGGAGTTCGCATCGGGGTTAAGCCCGGGAGTTGGTTCCACCAAACGGAATGTTTCGGACCGGTCCTCGGGGTCATGGCTGCCCGCAACCTCACGGAGGCCATTCACATCCAAAATGGCAACGAGTTCGGTCTGACCGGGGGGATTCATACCCTCGATCCCCATGAGATGGACGAGTGGACCGACTTGGTCCAAGTCGGCAACGCCTATGTGAACCGCCCGATCACCGGCGCCATCGTCCAACGCCAGCCCTTCGGGGGATGGAAGAAGTCAAGCGTTGGGCCTGGCGCCAAGGCAGGCGGACCCAACTACGTTGCTCAACTCGGCACCTGGCATCCCCAGACACCATTCGACGCCGACCAGCTGACGGCGGCCAGGGCCGCCGACCAGCAAGCGTGGCTTGAAGAGTTCGCCGTTGAGCACGATCCCACCGACCTGTACTGCGAGGCCAACATCTTCCGCTATCGACCACTGGCCAGGATCGGACTGCGGATCGGCTCAGGGGCCAGCCAGTCGGAAATCGATCGGGTAATCCATGCCGCCGGAGTGGCCGGTTGCGAGTTGGTCATGTCGAAGGACGAAACCGACGAGGCATTCGCAGCCCGGATACCCACCCTCGGCGTAGAACGGATCCGGCTGGTCGGGAGTACCACCGACCCGGTGCTCCGGGCGGCCGCCCAAGCCGGGGTTCACATCGCGAGCGACCCGGTAACGAGTAGTGGTTTCCTCGAATTACGCCATTACGTCCGGGAACAGGCCATTTCGAGAACCCTCCACCGCTTCGGCAACATCGTCACCGGATAGATCCGGTCCCGGGAACCTAGCGGCAACCGCGGCCAGCCCGTCATCGGGAGACCGGCCACTTTTCCAAACGAGTGTGCATACGATTTGCACTATCACGCATGGATGCACACTCGACGCGGGAATGGGAGGGAACGCGGGCGGATCGTGCAACATATTTGGTTAGTCTCACCGTACCGTCATCAAGGAGACTGCCCTCATGAAAGCCGTCCGGGTCACCGCACCTTCGACACTCGAAATCGCCGACATCCCCGTTCCGGACGCCAACGGCCAGGTGCTTATCAAGCCGAACACCGTCGGCGTATGCGGGACCGACGTGAAAGTCTTCACTGGAGCGATCCCGGTTCTTTATCCCCGGGTACTCGGGCACGAGATGATCGGCACCGTCATCGAGGCACCTGCCGGTGCTCCGGTAAAACCAGGCGACCGCGTACTGGTCGACCCGGCGTCAAGCTGCGGATGGTGCGACCTCTGCCGAAAAGGCCGACCCCATCTATGTCGCAACGCCGGCCTCATGGGACGCGAAATCGATGGCGTATTCGCAGAATATGTTCGAGCGCCCGTCGCGGCCGTCCTACCCGTACCTGCCAGCATCTCGGCCACTGCGTCAGGCCTTCTCCAGGTTCTCGGAACCTGCATTCACGCCCAGAACGCCGTGAACGTGTTCCCCGGACAGGTAGCGGCCGTGATTGGCCTGGGCGTTGCGGGCCAACTCATGGTCCAACTCCTGGCCGAACGCGGAGTCACCGTTGTCGGGATCACCCGCTCTGAGTGGAAGCGAGACCTGGCGGCCCAGCACGGCGCAACGGCTACCGCCGCTCCCGACCAGGCGGCGTCCGTCCTCGCTGAGTTGACCGATGGTCGCGGCCCCGATCTGGTAGTTGAAGCGGTCGGGTACGAGAAGACCCTCGCCCAGGCCATCGATCTCGTCGGAATCGGCGGTGAAGTACTCGTATTCGGGACGCTTACCGGTGGTAACGAAGGGTTGCCCTACTACCAGCTCTATTTCAAGGAGTTGACCCTCTACAACCCGCGAGCTGCACTACCTGGCGACTACGCCGTTGGCATCGCCCTCGCCGCCACCGGCCGTCTCGTGTTGGAACCGATCGTGACGCACGAACTGGCTCTCGATGACGCAGCCAAAGCGTTCGAGCTGGTTCATGATGCGTCTTCGCTCAAGGTTTTGATGCACGTCTAGCGGATCACCAACCGACTACCAGGGCGTCGCCCAGACCCGTCCACCCTGACCATCTACCGCCAATGAGACCTCGCCCGTCTTGTCGGTCGGATCGCCGGCAAGCAGACCTTCAAGATCCAGCCCGGTAACGGCCGGAATCCCTAGGGCCCTGGCAGACTCGAACAGGTGGGCGGCCGGGCCCCCGCCGGTAGTGATAAGCGCGGACGCATCCCACAGGAGGGCGGCCAGGTTCGGCAACGGGTGGGTTCCGACCACGACATCCCTCGGCCGGAAATGCGGAACGTCATGGGGATCGGACACAAAACACATGCGCCCGACAGCGGTCCCGGGAGCGGCCGGGACACCGACGCCCACCTTGCCGTGGGCCATGACCGCGGCAACGTCGAATGGTTCCCAGCGGTCAAAGCCGATCCGCGACTTCAGGGCCGGGGCGGTTCCTTCACGCAACACGGCAATCGCTTCCCGCAATGGCAGATGCCACGCCAACTCCGAATGCGCGACCGCGCCGGCGTTTACGAGGCCGCGCCGAGCGGTCTCGAGCAACCTCAGTACGTTGGTTGCTCGATCAAGGTCGGGAACCCTCAGGTCCGCAAAGGCTGCCATCGCCCGCTCGGTCTCGTCCCCGCGAAGGCCCCGGACCATGCTGGCCGCTCGATCCGTGCTGACCGACTTGGTGATTCTCCAGGCAGCCGACACCAAAGCCCGGGATTGTTCGGTCGCCTCGAGCAGCGCTTCAAGTGGATCGACGTCGAGAGCTTCAACCGGTTCGAGGAAGTAGGCAGGAGCCGCCACCGCCCACGGCAACACGAGCTCCTCACCAAGCGGACCAGGAAACCGCCGAACCAGCCTGGCAAGATCAGCGATCGCCGGAGCCGAAAAAGCCGCCGGGATATCAACCACCAGGGATGGTCGTTGTTCAAACTGCATGAGCTGCAGAAGAGTCACCTCGCCATCCACAGATGCCCATTCGCACGAGTTCGCTCCGATCGACCGATCGGCGCGTTGAAGGACGTTCGCAACCTCGGCGATAAGGTCCTCCCCCATCAGTGCGAGTGCCGATTCACCGGTCACCATCCCCGCGGCCGAGACCCTCCCATGCGCGCCAGGATCCCAGCCCTGGACCAGCGGTGCGGGCGAACCGGCTACCCCAATGACCGTCACCTCGCCGTCGACCAACCGCGCCACTCCACCAAAGTCGGGGTCGAGGGCTCGCTGGATGAGGACCGCCATGGGAATCGAGCCCGGTTCGAGTTCAGCTGCTTCGTATCGCTCAAGCGTGTGCACCGTGAACGCCGAAGCCCAGCAACCGCGCACTGCCCTGGGCGCTTCGTTGGGATGAATGTCGAGGTAGGACGTGAAAGCCCCTGACCACTCGCCACCCGCTTCCAACACACTCGATGAGCGCACCACCAGCGGATCACCGAGCGACCCGGCCGCATCCACTATCGCCGTTTCGGTCTCCGCATCCATCGGCCCTGTACTGATGGTTAGCAACGCCCCACCGGGACCGCGTTGGGCCATCACCTCGGATCCACGGAGCATCTCACTCCTGGACAGCTCCGCAGGGACTACCGCCCCCGGAAGTACCGGAAGCCCGGCGCGACGACCCCGGGCCAACCACGCCGCCTTGGCGCCGGTGTGCCCGGGGTCCTGCGCTAACTCGTCGTCGAGATCGATCAGCACCAATTAGGCGGTCGAAATGATCTCGTGCTGCTTATAGGTCGTGACCATCTCGTAGCCGGTCTCGGTGACGTAGAGCATCTCCTCAAGTCGCACACCGTGATCGTGCAGCTTGCCGTGTTGCGTTTCGAGGGCAAATGTCATGCCCTGCTGAATCTCAACCGGATGATCAAGCGACCAGATGCGGGAGATGACCGGCGGATCGTATTGCGCCAGACCGAGGCCATGGCCCCAGTTGTTGGCAGCAGCCTGATCTTCCTCCTCGTAGCCCCACGCTTCCTTGGCAGATGGCCACTTGGCGGCAACGTCGGCGGTCGTCACGCCGGGCTTGACTTCTTCGATCGAATCCCACAGCCAGCTGTGAGCCGCGTCGTACGTCGCCTGATGTTCGGCGGTCGGCGTCCCACCCACGCAGTAGGTGCGATAGCAGCACGACTTGAAACCATTCCACGTGAGGGCGGCCAGGTCGATGATGACGAGTTCACCAGGCCGGATCATCCGGTCCGAGAAGTTACGCCAGTTCGGCCAGGCATTCGGGCCGGACGACACGATGACGTCTTCGACGTCCTCCATGCCGGGGATCGAATACAACTTCTCGAAGCCAAAGGCGGCGACCTCGTTTTCGGTCATACCTGGCTTGATGTAATTGGTGATGTCGTAGTGAACCTTGTCACAGATGGCCCCGACGATCTGGAACGCCTTGATCTCATCCGGGCTCTTGATCGCCCTGGCATTCATCATCGGAGTCATGCCGTCGGTCCAGTTGATGTTGCGCTTTTCGAACTCACGCATCAAGTTGATGTCGATGAAGTCGACGCCCAGTGGCATGTCTTTGACGCCGGCCTCCTCAAGGTCGTTCATCAACGAATCCACGAACTTGTTGACTTGCTGTTCGGCAGCCGGACCAACCGCCCCCTTGATCCAGATGTAGGAGTAACGGATGTTCTCCTCGGGGATCCACGGGTTGTGTTCTTTGAGATGGAATCCGATGTCACCCTGTTCGTAGACGATCGGTGGCTTGCCGGCCGGCAAGACCACATAGCGAAGACCCGGCTTGAGGCGGTTCCAGCCCGGGGTGAGCGTCGAAGACACATACCGCATGTTCTCGTCGTAGAACAAAAGGAGGGCACCCAGCCCGGCCTTTTCCATTTCGGCATGGGCCCTCTTGAGACGCCAGTCTCGAATGTTGGCCCAGTTGATGCCTTCCTTCCAGTCGGTACTCATTCCGAAATATGCTTCACGCATCGTGTGGTAACTCCCTACTCGTCCGTCGCTTACTGACTTCTAAAACTTGTCCGGGAGTATTTCCCGAACGATGTCGAGGAACTCGTCGTTGTCGAGGAGCCCTTTCTTCTCCAGTGACTTCTCCTTGACCTCAGCCAGGATGACTTCGATGTCTTTCGTGTCGGCGTCGTAGATGCCGTTCTTGCCGAGCCAGATAGCAACCGAGTCCAGCCCGGAACCTTTACCGAGAACGATCTCAGGCGGCGCCTGACCGACCAACTCGGGCCGGAACGGGAATGGCTCGGTGAGTTCATCGACCACGTTCTTTACCCAGGTGGCAATAATCCCCGACTCGACGTTGTAGAGCATGTCACCGGTAATCGGACGATTGGACGGCTGGGTCACCCCGGACAACTCGGCCACGAGTCGGGCAACCGCGGTGAATGATTTGGTGTCGATCCCGGTGTCGATCCCGTACATGGTGAGAAGGGCCAAGACCGTTTCTTCGGTAGGAGCGTTGCCGGCTCGTTCGCCGATGCCGCTAACCGTCGTGTGGATAACCGAGGCACCTTCGGCAACGGCCAGAATCGAATTGGCCACACCCATGCCGAAGTCCATGTGGAAATGGGTCTCGAGCGGAACGTTTAGGCGTTCGCGAACCCGGCGGGTGTAGTAGCTCACCGCATGTGGGGAGATGACCCCGAATGTGTCAACCAGCGCAACCTTGTCGACATGACCGTCGGTAGCGACAGCTTCAAGGTCGTCGAGGAGTTGCGACATGCTCGAGCGGGTGGCATCGATCGGGAAGAAAGAAACCTGTAACCCGTTTTCGTGAGCAAATTTGGTCGACTCGATGGAAGCCTCGATCGCTTTCTCGACCGGCCACCGGTAGCCCTTCTCAATGAGGTGGTGGCTGGCCGGGACTTCCATAACGACACCTTTGACGCCGCAGTCAAGAGCGAGTTGTACGTCGGCCACCATGCAGCGAGAGAAGGCATACACCTCAGTATCGAGGTCAAGGGCGACCATGCGCTTGATGGCTTCGGTGTCCGAAGGGGAGACGGCTGGAAGTCCAGCTTCGATCCGATGGACACCGGACGCCGAGAGAGCTTCGGCGATGCGGACCTTGTCATCGGCCGAAAACTCGACGCCGGCCTGCTGCTCGCCATCGCGCAGGGTTACGTCGTGAATCTCGACTTTCTCGGGAAAATTGAATCCTTCGGTGACTTCCGGGAGATAATTCCACGGGCTTGAAAACCACTGGTCGGTTTTCCACGGTTGATCGGCCACAACAAACTCCTATCACGATGATCTTGCATCATATACGATTGATTCCGAGGGCGCGTCCGCCTCGACCTGGTTTTTCAGTTACCCGGCTCCCATAGGCCGAATTTCCAGGCCGGGTCGCCGGCGACCATGGTTCCCGCCACCTGTGATCGGTGGCCCATCATCCGGGTTTTGGCAACGGCGCTTCGACCGAGTTGCAGTTGGCGCGGCTCCCAAACGGCTAGCGCGGCATCGAGGTCATGGTCAACCTCGATGAGGGCGTCATGCAGTGCCCACGCATCAGCACACGCCTTGGCCTGACCGGCCGCCACGTGCGGCCGCAGCCCAAAGGCGGCATCGCCGAGGATACAGACCCGGCCAAATACCATCCTCGGTACCTCAAGATCGAAAATGGCCTGAATGAGCGGTTCGTCACAGGCGAGCACCACTTCCCGGATCGGTGGGGCAAGCGTCTCGCGGGCCGACCGGCGCATCTCCTCGACGAACTCGGGCCGAATCATGCCGGGCGGCATCGTCCCGCTTCTCCGCTCACCGTCGATCCCGGTCATCAGGTCGGCAAAGGCCCCGTCGTCCGGATAGTTGCGATACCAAACCGAGTTCACGGTTCGCTCCCCCGGCGTGATGCTGCCCGACGGAGACGGAATGGCGTAGACGAGGATGTGGCTGTGATCGAGGACCTGATACAACATGGCATCGCTCAGGGTGGCGAGCGTCGCCGCGCTGAGAGCTTGCTCGGGTGTAATGGCCCGCCAGGCGACGTAGCCGGCATAGGTAGGCTCGACGCCTGGCAAGAGAATGCTTCTGGCCGTCGATGACAATCCGTCAGCACAGATCAGGAGATCGCCATCAACGCTCCGGCCATCGCCAAGATGCAGCGTCACCCCGTCTGCCCGCTGATCAAAGCCAACCATTTCCGAGTCAAGGTGGTACCGATCGGGATCGAAAGCCTCGTGGAGGGCCCGATATACGGTGCTCCAGCCACTGAACCGGAAGTGGTCGGCCTGGGCCGATTTAACCGCACCCGAGTGATCCAGGTAGGTCCAGTCGGCTAACTCGAGACTGACCCTGCCGTCATCGCCGCGGCGGCCCTCTGTGAAATATCGCTCGGTAATCGGCAGCACGACAATGCCGGTACCGCGTTCCTGTAGGGCAGCACTGGCCCGTTCGAAAACCTGTACGTCGTATCCGAGATCCCGCAAGAGGACCGCCGTGGTCAGACCGCCGATTGATCCGCCCGCAATCAGGATTCTGGGGTTCACGACCTGGACTGCTTTTGTACTGGTCCCACCATCATCGTCGACCTTCCCAAATTGATTCCACGCGCGTAAAACGCCCGATTTGTGGTCACCGAATCTCGTTCCCGCGGCGGATCCTATACGATGCACGAACCACGGGTGGAGTGCCACGAGCGGTTTGTGAGCCTAGGAAGTCGCACGAGCGCCGCCGCCTACCTGGTGTATCGGACACGCAACAAAGGACGGATGATGGATTTACACGACCCAACCCTGCTCATTTCCCAGACGCTCATCGATGGCGCATGGGTCGATGCGGACTCTGGCGCGACCTTCGATGTAACCAACCCGTCCGATGGGTCACTGGTCGGTACGGTCCCCGATATGGGCGTGGCTGAAACCGTTCGGGCCATCGATGCCGCCAATCGTGCTTTCCCGGCCTGGAGAGCCCTGACTGCCAAGCAGCGGGCCACCATCCTCAAGCGCTGGTATGCCCTCATCTTGGAGAATGCCGAAGACCTCGCTCGGCTCATGACGCTCGAAATGGGTAAACCGATCCGCGAATCGCGCGGCGAGGTCGCCTTCGGCGCCAACTTCGTCGAATGGTTCGCCGAAGAAGGCAAGCGGGCCTATGGCGAGGTGATCCCGACTCATGACATCAGTAAACGATTGCTCGTGCTCCAACAGCCTATCGGGGTGGTCGCGGCCATCACCCCTTGGAACTTCCCACTGGCGATGATCACCCGTAAAGTCGCACCGGCTCTTGCTGCCGGGTGCACCTCGGTCGTCAAACCGCCCGAGGATGCCCCGCTCACCGCGTTGGCGGTGGCAGCCCTGGCCCAGCGGGCCGGCGTCCCGGACGGGGTGCTCAACCTGGTCACCACCAATGATCCGGCTCCGGTTGGTCAGGAATTGTCAACCAACCCCACCATCCGGAAAATCTCGTTCACCGGTTCGACCCAGGTCGGCAAGTTACTCATGCGCAACGCGGCGGACACCGTGAAGAACGTCTCGCTCGAGCTCGGCGGGAATGCGCCGTTCATCGTGTTCGACGACGCCGACATCGACGAGGCGGTTCAGGGAGCGATCGCGTCGAAGTATCGAAACACCGGTCAAACCTGCATCTGTGCCAACCGTCTCTATGTCCAGGACGGTGTGTACGACGAGTTCTCCAAGAAATTCGCCGAAGCGGTGAGCGCGCTTGCGGTCGGTCCCGCCATTGAAGACGGGACCGAGATCGGTCCGCTCGTCAACGACGCCGCCCTGGCCAAGGTTGAGGAACTGGTCGGTGATGCCCTCCAGCACGGAGCAAGCGTTCTCACCGGCGGAAAGCGCCACCGTCTGGGGCGGACCTATTACGAAGTGACCGTCCTCACCAACGTCACCCAAGATATGCGCATCGCCCGCGAAGAGATCTTCGGACCCGTCGCCCCCCTCTACCGGTTTTCGACCGAGGACGAAGCGATCGCCCTGGCCAATGACACAACCTACGGCCTGGCCTCCTACTTCTACGCCGGCGATATCGGACGGATCTTCCGGGTCAGCGAGGGCCTCGAATACGGCATGATCGGCGTCAACACCGGTTTGATCTCGACCGAACTCCACCCGTTCGGCGGAGTCAAGGAATCAGGTATCGGGCGCGAGGGCTCCCACTACGGTCTGAGCGAATACCTTGAGACCAAGTACGTATGCATCGGCGGCATCTCGCAACAGTGAATGCGGCTGGATCCTGGCGTTCCCGGAAACTCCAAGTGTTACGCGCGGATTTCTCGCAGATCGAGCGCCAAATCCAGAACGACCGGCGGAAGGCAGATCGTGTCGTTGCAGGCTTGATAGGTGATACGAATCGGGATTGTGACCGCTTCGAGGTTCTGCTGAACATAGAACGGCACGACCACCTCGATGTCACCCTCGGCGACGGTGAACGCCTCCGTGAAGCCTTCAACCGAAAACGCATGACCAGCGGGCATGGGGAACGAAAACATGTAAACGTCCTCTTGGCCCGGAATGTCCACCATCAGCTCGGTAAACCCTGATGGGTTCGGCGGCACATAGATGTGGAAGCCATCTTC
This window encodes:
- a CDS encoding aminotransferase class III-fold pyridoxal phosphate-dependent enzyme, whose translation is TGRAELMDAPHPGGLGGTYSGNPLACVAAIESIRLISDPDFLDHATSIGDHMRTRLEGIQAAHPDLIGDVRGLGPMLVAEIVMDPKSKTPDMESTAAICAATLTRGLITIRAGLYSNCVRFLPPLGVSHEQVDEAMDVLAEAVAEVAAAR
- a CDS encoding Lrp/AsnC family transcriptional regulator; this encodes MPGPIELDATDKAIIDHLQDDGRIPYSRLGPLVGLSPAAARQRVLSLTEHGVMQVVAVTDPTSLGFDAQAWMGINVSGDLDTAAEAIAQITEVDYVVITAGRFDIMIELVCETTEHLMKVMNQIRSIDTVASSEVFTYLRLVKQTYDWGTR
- a CDS encoding bifunctional proline dehydrogenase/L-glutamate gamma-semialdehyde dehydrogenase, which codes for MHDPSLLADEATELVATWVTSAKATETDEDRASTGPLQELIEDPTGVSFTMRFIDRVTRPDDNRVSATQLRSLVQNEPLPEFLSPIDRLLLKIGAMVGPVLPGIVIPLARRRMRHLVGHLIVDSESSKLVEHLDMRRGQGFAQNVNLLGEAVLGNREARNRFDAILALIADPSVDYVSVKLSSIVAQLNHWDWKGSQTRIREALSELLDAASSTNPPTFVNFDMEEYLDLDLTVSAFKDALDARPAIEAGIVLQAYLPDSFNALQDLVVWANQRHENGGSTIKIRLVKGANLAMEKVEAAIHGWVQAPYLTKNEVDANYKRCLDWALTPDHTRAVRIGIASHNLFDVAWADLLAGRRGVADRIQFEMLQGMSPAQARVVRDGAPDHGLILYTPIVARENFDVAISYLFRRLEENAAPQNFMRSVFSLAPGTPEFERRRQEFVTSLASRWEIGSEPQRRQTRPALAAAATAAGTFVNEPDTDPALPQNRAWAIEILQTTGQGPHAPLTTEIADVDAALDRARRAQADWQATSPGRRKDLLSAAADALARRRGDLIAAMVHEGNKTIAQADPEVSEAIDFATYYAERAVELSRAEARFEPLGTVAVVPPWNFPVAIPAGGVLAALAAGNCVILKPAPETPRCAEIVAECLWEAGFSQDVLQFIRTPDDEVGQRLIVGVDGVILTGSSETAAMFKDWNPQLRLFAETSGKNSLIITPHADIDLAVTHLVASAFGHAGQKCSAASLAICVGDVYESPRFRRQLIDAVESLAVGQATDISTTVGPLIGPPPPKLQRGLGTLDPGEEWLVQPRQLDDNLWSPGVRIGVKPGSWFHQTECFGPVLGVMAARNLTEAIHIQNGNEFGLTGGIHTLDPHEMDEWTDLVQVGNAYVNRPITGAIVQRQPFGGWKKSSVGPGAKAGGPNYVAQLGTWHPQTPFDADQLTAARAADQQAWLEEFAVEHDPTDLYCEANIFRYRPLARIGLRIGSGASQSEIDRVIHAAGVAGCELVMSKDETDEAFAARIPTLGVERIRLVGSTTDPVLRAAAQAGVHIASDPVTSSGFLELRHYVREQAISRTLHRFGNIVTG
- a CDS encoding alcohol dehydrogenase catalytic domain-containing protein codes for the protein MKAVRVTAPSTLEIADIPVPDANGQVLIKPNTVGVCGTDVKVFTGAIPVLYPRVLGHEMIGTVIEAPAGAPVKPGDRVLVDPASSCGWCDLCRKGRPHLCRNAGLMGREIDGVFAEYVRAPVAAVLPVPASISATASGLLQVLGTCIHAQNAVNVFPGQVAAVIGLGVAGQLMVQLLAERGVTVVGITRSEWKRDLAAQHGATATAAPDQAASVLAELTDGRGPDLVVEAVGYEKTLAQAIDLVGIGGEVLVFGTLTGGNEGLPYYQLYFKELTLYNPRAALPGDYAVGIALAATGRLVLEPIVTHELALDDAAKAFELVHDASSLKVLMHV
- a CDS encoding aminopeptidase P family protein; this translates as MREAYFGMSTDWKEGINWANIRDWRLKRAHAEMEKAGLGALLLFYDENMRYVSSTLTPGWNRLKPGLRYVVLPAGKPPIVYEQGDIGFHLKEHNPWIPEENIRYSYIWIKGAVGPAAEQQVNKFVDSLMNDLEEAGVKDMPLGVDFIDINLMREFEKRNINWTDGMTPMMNARAIKSPDEIKAFQIVGAICDKVHYDITNYIKPGMTENEVAAFGFEKLYSIPGMEDVEDVIVSSGPNAWPNWRNFSDRMIRPGELVIIDLAALTWNGFKSCCYRTYCVGGTPTAEHQATYDAAHSWLWDSIEEVKPGVTTADVAAKWPSAKEAWGYEEEDQAAANNWGHGLGLAQYDPPVISRIWSLDHPVEIQQGMTFALETQHGKLHDHGVRLEEMLYVTETGYEMVTTYKQHEIISTA
- a CDS encoding pyruvate carboxyltransferase, which gives rise to MADQPWKTDQWFSSPWNYLPEVTEGFNFPEKVEIHDVTLRDGEQQAGVEFSADDKVRIAEALSASGVHRIEAGLPAVSPSDTEAIKRMVALDLDTEVYAFSRCMVADVQLALDCGVKGVVMEVPASHHLIEKGYRWPVEKAIEASIESTKFAHENGLQVSFFPIDATRSSMSQLLDDLEAVATDGHVDKVALVDTFGVISPHAVSYYTRRVRERLNVPLETHFHMDFGMGVANSILAVAEGASVIHTTVSGIGERAGNAPTEETVLALLTMYGIDTGIDTKSFTAVARLVAELSGVTQPSNRPITGDMLYNVESGIIATWVKNVVDELTEPFPFRPELVGQAPPEIVLGKGSGLDSVAIWLGKNGIYDADTKDIEVILAEVKEKSLEKKGLLDNDEFLDIVREILPDKF